The following is a genomic window from Hymenobacter monticola.
CCATGTCCATGCCCAGCTCGCGCACGCAAGCAATGCTCTGCGCCGCGAAGGCTTCGTTGAGCTCAATCAAATCGATGTCAGCCATCGTGAGGCCGGCGCGCTGCAGCACCTTATGGGTTGCCGGAATGGGGCCCAGGCCCATCACCGCCGGGTCGACGCCCGCCACGGCCGAGGCCACTACCCGCGCCATGGGCTTGAGGTCGTAGCGTTTCAGGGCTTCCTCGCTCACCACCAGCACGGCCGCCGCGCCGTCGTTGATGCCGGCCGAGTTGCCGGCCGTCACCGTGCCGCCCTCGGGCTGGAAGGCGGGCTTGAGCGTGGCCAGCTTCTCAATGGACGAGAAGCGCGGCTGCTCGTCGGTGTCAAACAAAGCCGTGTCGCCCTTCGGGTTCGGGATGAACACGGGCACGATTTCCTTGCGGAAGCGGCCCTTTTCCAGCGCCCGCGCATACTTGCGCTGGCTCTCGAAGGCGAAGGCGTCCTGCTCCTCGCGGGTGATGCCGTACTGCTTGGCCACGTTCTCGGCCGTCTGGCCCATGGCAAAGGGGTAGTGCAGCTTGCTCAGCTTGGGGTTCACAAAGCGCCAGCCCAGGGTGGTGTCGTGGGCCGTGAGCTCGCGCCCGAAGGCCGACTCCGACTTGGCCATCACAAAGGGCGCGCGCGTCATGCTTTCGGCGCCGCCGGCCAGGTACACGTCGCCCTCGCCGCACTTCACGGCCCGGGCCGCGTCCATGATGCTTTGCAGGCCCGAGGCGCAAAGGCGGTTCACGGTGTTGCCGGGCACTGTTATCGGAAGGCCGGCCAGCAGCGCCGCCATGCGGGCCACGTTGCGGTTGTCTTCCCCGGCTTGGTTGGCGGCGCCGATGATGACGTCCTCCACAGCGGCTTTATCAACGGATGGGTTGCGGCGCATCAGTTCACGCAGAACGTGGGCGGCCAAATCATCGGGGCGGACGCTGCTCAGCGCGCCGGCAAATTTTCCAATCGGGGTACGCACCGCGTCCACGATATATGCAGTTGGCATTAGGGGTAACAATAGCGGCGCAAGCGCCGGATGAGACTAAATTTGTGGCCCCGGCACCCGCCCGGACCTTTTTCTTTATTACAACAAAGATGATACAAAGAATTCAAAGCGTATTTCTGCTCCTGCTGGCCCTAGCCATGCTCAGCGTGCTGGCCCTGCCGCTGTGGCACAAAGTCGACGGCCTCACCCACCAGGAGCTTACCCTCACGGCCTTCGGCTTCCAGGCCGAAGGCTGGCAACTGCCGGCCGGCCAGGGCCCGGTGTGGCTGATTGGCGCCTTGGCCGCCGCCTCGGCCGCCGTGGCTGCGTTCGAGATTTTTCAGTTTAAAACCCGCGCCCGGCAGCTCATGCTCGGTGCCCTCAACCTGCTGCTCATCGTGGCCACGC
Proteins encoded in this region:
- a CDS encoding thiolase family protein, which gives rise to MPTAYIVDAVRTPIGKFAGALSSVRPDDLAAHVLRELMRRNPSVDKAAVEDVIIGAANQAGEDNRNVARMAALLAGLPITVPGNTVNRLCASGLQSIMDAARAVKCGEGDVYLAGGAESMTRAPFVMAKSESAFGRELTAHDTTLGWRFVNPKLSKLHYPFAMGQTAENVAKQYGITREEQDAFAFESQRKYARALEKGRFRKEIVPVFIPNPKGDTALFDTDEQPRFSSIEKLATLKPAFQPEGGTVTAGNSAGINDGAAAVLVVSEEALKRYDLKPMARVVASAVAGVDPAVMGLGPIPATHKVLQRAGLTMADIDLIELNEAFAAQSIACVRELGMDMAKVNVNGGSIALGHPLGSSGARITATLLHEMHRRGEGMRYGLATMCVGVGQGAAVVYEKL
- a CDS encoding DUF4293 family protein, whose translation is MIQRIQSVFLLLLALAMLSVLALPLWHKVDGLTHQELTLTAFGFQAEGWQLPAGQGPVWLIGALAAASAAVAAFEIFQFKTRARQLMLGALNLLLIVATLGAMFYFSSKGEQLLNIKLEGQYLPGFYLPTLALLLNLLANRFIRRDEQLVRSMDRLR